In the genome of Streptomyces fagopyri, the window GCCGGTCCACGAACACCGTCGCCACACCCGCCTTGATCTCGGGTTCGAGGTAGCGGTGGTCGTCACCGGCCGGAATGACGACCAGCCCGTCCACCCGGCGCGCGCACAGGGCGAGGACCAGCTCCTGCTCGCGTTCCGGGTCCTCGGCGCTGGAGCCGTTGATGAGCAGCGCGCCATGCGCACGGGCCACCTCCTCCACCGCGCGGCTGAGCGGGCCGTAGAACGGGTCCGCGAGGTCCTCCAGGACGAGGCCGATGCTCGCGGTGCGGCCCTTGCGCAGGACCCGCGCGCTGTCGTTGCGCCGGAAGCCCAGCGCGTCGATGGCCTCCTGCACCCGGCGCTCGGTGTCCGGGGTCACGCCCGGCTCACCGTTGACCACGCGTGAGACCGTCTTGAGACCCACGCCGGCACGCGCCGCCACGTCCTTCATGGTCGGGCGGTTGCCGTAACGGTTCTCGGGTCGGCGGGCGGTCTCTGCCACGATGCGCTGTCCTGTCCTGTCGTCCACGGTGATGCGACCATTACTGTCGTCCATGGTGATGCGACGGTCCATGGGGATGTATGAGGATGTGGCGTCGAGCATAGAGCCTGGACAACGTTGTCAGATGCGGGAGACACTGTTCACCGCATTCTCCGGCCTGCGCCCCCCACCGCGAGACCGGTCTGCCCTGTTTCGCAAGGTTCACCAGGAGAACTGACACTGATGCACACCGACCTCGTGGCCGCGCTCGACATCGGCGGCACCAAGATCGCCGGAGCGCTCGTGGACGGCCGTGGCCGGATCCTGCTGCGCGCGCAGCGCGCGACGCCCGCGCAGGAGGACGGCGACACCGTCATGGGGGCCGTGGAGGCCGTGGTCGGCGAGCTGACTCGTTCTCCGCTGTGGAGCAGGGCCGGGGCCGTCGGTATCGGCAGCGCGGGCCCGGTGGACGCCTCGGCGGGCACCGTGAGCCCCGTGAACGTGCCGGGCTGGCGTGACTACCCGCTGGTCGAGCGGGTCCGCGAGGCCACGGGCGGTCTGCCCGTCGAGCTGATCGGCGACGGCGTCGCCATCACCGCGGCCGAGCACTGGCAGGGCGCCGCCCGCGGTCACGACAACGCGCTGTGCATGGTGGTGTCGACGGGCGTCGGCGGCGGGCTGGTTCTGAACGGTCAGCTGCACGCGGGCCCCACCGGCAACGCGGGCCACATCGGGCACATCAGCGTGGACCTCGACGGCGACCTGTGCCCGTGCGGCTCCCGGGGCTGCGTGGAGCGCATCGCGAGCGGTCCGAACATCGCTCGGCGCGCCCTGGAGGGCGGCTGGGTGCCCGGAGCCGACGGCGACACCTCGGCCGCCGCGGTCGCCGACGCCGCCCGCGCGGGCGATCCGGTGGCGGTGGCGTCCTTCGAACGGGCCGCCAGGGCGCTCGCGGCGGGCATCGCGGCCACCGCGACCCTCGTCGAGATCGACATCGCCGTCATCGGCGGCGGCGTGGGCAAGGCGGGCGACGTGCTCCTCGACCCGCTGCGCAAGGCGCTGGGCGACTACGCGACGCTGTCCTTCGTACGGCGGCTGACCGTGGCACCCGCGCTGATGGGCACGGACGCCGGTCTGGTCGGCGCGGCGGCGGCCGCGCTCAGTCGGCAGTCGAACGAGACGGTCGCGCGGGTCGGCGGCTGAGGGTCGCGGGCGGGGTGGCCGGGTGGGGTGACCGCGGCCGGCGTGGTCGGAGCGACTGGGGTGACCGGGGCCACCGGAGCGACCAGAGCGACCGGAGTGGCTGGTCGGGATTCCGGTCGCCGCCGTGGGGCGTGGGCTTTCGGGTTTTCGATCGGTCGGCCGGGTCGGCCGGTGTGCCGGTCACGTCCGTCGGGAGGGCGGTGGGCGGCTCGCCCGTCCGAGAGAGCCGCCCACCCGCTCGGCCGACTGGGAGGCCGACCGGCCCTTCTGCCGTCCGGGGCGGGTCGCTCAGCAGCTCAGCCGCGCGTCGGCCCAGTCGGCGTGGTCCGAGTCGATCCCGTCGCCGCCGTCCGTGACGACCAGGCGGACCACCTCGGCGCCCCTCACATCGGCCGACACGGGCTGCGCGGGCATCGTGTTGGTGAGCACCCCGGTCGAGGCGACCTCGGCGCCGTCCGCCCAGATCTCGAAGGCGACGGTTCCCCTGTCGCCCTTCTCGTCGTCGACCCCGACGTCCGCGGTGACGGTCTCGCACTTCTTGCCGGTGTAGTACTCGACGGCGCTCGCCGCGTGCACACCGAGGCCTTCAGCGTGGACGACACCGCCGAGGGTGATCGGATGACCGTCGCCCGCCGCGCTCTCGCCGTTGCTTGTATTGCGCTCGACGGGCCCGTACCCGTTGGCCGCCGACATCCACGGCAGGTCCCCGAGGGACGAGGTGCCCGGGGGAGGAGGCACGACCACGGAGGCCGTCACGGGCAGCACGCTCTCGACGAGCACGCCGCGAGGCGAGCGGTACGTCGCCCGCAGGGTCAGGTCGTACGATCCGGTGGCGGTGCCCTCGGGCGCGGTGAGCCGCCACTTCGTGCGCAGCGAACGGCCGGTCGGCACGGCCGGCGCGGTGGTCCGTGAAGCGGCCCTGACCGTCCAGCCGGCGGGACCGCTGAGCGTCACGGCGACGCGTCGCGCCGTCGTGCGGCCGAGGTCGGTCACCGACGTCGTCAGGGTCGCGGGCCCACCCGCCTCCACCAACGGGTTCCCGTCCAGGCCGAGTTCGACGGCGGGCGGTTGCTGGGCCCAGCCGTGTCCGGCCGAGACGCGGACGAGCACCGTGCCGTGCGCGGGGACGGTCGCGGAGATGGCGCCCGCGGTGTTGTAGCTCCGGTGCTGCCACAGATCGCGCAGGGTGTAGCCGGGAGCCGCCGGCAGTCCCACGGCCGCCGCGGTGGTGGCGACGCGCTGCGCGCCGCCGGTCTCGTTGAAGAGAGCCACCGCCCGGCTGCCGTCCTTCATCTCCTTGGCGACCACCCAGCGTCCGCCCTCGGAGGAGAGCACGGTGCCCTGCTTGCCGAGCGGGTCCTGGTCGACCGCCACGACTTCCTTGTTGGCGAGGATGTCGAAGGTCGCGGGGGTCGCCTTGCGCAGGTCGGAGCCGATGAGCAGGGGTGCGGCCATGACCGACCAGAGGGAGAAGTGCGAGCGGTACTCGGTGTCGGTCATCCCGCCGTTGCCGACCTCCAGCATGTCCGGGTCGTTCCAGTGCCCGGGACCGGCGTACGGCGCAAGGGGCAGGTTCTGCTTGAGGATCGACAGCATCGAGCCCCAGTTGTCGCTGATGTCCCCGGTCGTGCGCCACAGGTGTCCGACGTCCGACGCCCACTGCCAGGGCTTGTTCTCGCCCCACTCGCAGATGCTGTAGACGATGGGGCGTCCGGTTTCCCGGGAGGCGGCCTGAAGGGCGTCCCGCATGGTCGTGTAGCGCGACTTGGCGTCCACGCCCTGGTTGTTGCAGTTGTCGTACTTGAGGTAGTCGACGCCCCAGTCCGCGAACTGCCGGGCGTCGCTGTACTCGTGGCCCAGGGCGCCGGGGAAGCCCACGCTGTCGCACGTCTTCGTACCGGCGCTGGTGTAGACACCGAGCTTGAGCCCCTTGGCGTGCACGTAGTCGGCGACCGCCTTGATCCCGTCGGGGAACCGGGCCGGGTCGGCGACCAGTTTGCCGTCCGCGTCCCGGGAGGGCAGCGCCCAGCAGTCGTCCAGGTTGACGTACTGGTACCCGGCGTCCTTGAGACCCTTCTCGACGAAGAGGTCGGCGATCCCCTTGACCATGCTCTCGTTGAACTCCGCCCGGCAGTGCGTGGAGTTCCAGTTGTTGAAGCCCATCGGCGGGGTGAGGGCGAGACCGTCGGCCAGGGCCGGGACGGCCACGTCCGTGGCGGGGGTGGCCAGGGCCGGTGCGGCGAGGCCGGTCGTACACAACAGTCCAGCGACGAGCGCTCCGACCAATCTGCTGCGGGTGGTGCGGGTGTGAAGGTGACGCATCGTTACGTTCCTCCGAACTCGCGAAAGACAGACGTCTGCAT includes:
- a CDS encoding NPCBM/NEW2 domain-containing protein, producing MRHLHTRTTRSRLVGALVAGLLCTTGLAAPALATPATDVAVPALADGLALTPPMGFNNWNSTHCRAEFNESMVKGIADLFVEKGLKDAGYQYVNLDDCWALPSRDADGKLVADPARFPDGIKAVADYVHAKGLKLGVYTSAGTKTCDSVGFPGALGHEYSDARQFADWGVDYLKYDNCNNQGVDAKSRYTTMRDALQAASRETGRPIVYSICEWGENKPWQWASDVGHLWRTTGDISDNWGSMLSILKQNLPLAPYAGPGHWNDPDMLEVGNGGMTDTEYRSHFSLWSVMAAPLLIGSDLRKATPATFDILANKEVVAVDQDPLGKQGTVLSSEGGRWVVAKEMKDGSRAVALFNETGGAQRVATTAAAVGLPAAPGYTLRDLWQHRSYNTAGAISATVPAHGTVLVRVSAGHGWAQQPPAVELGLDGNPLVEAGGPATLTTSVTDLGRTTARRVAVTLSGPAGWTVRAASRTTAPAVPTGRSLRTKWRLTAPEGTATGSYDLTLRATYRSPRGVLVESVLPVTASVVVPPPPGTSSLGDLPWMSAANGYGPVERNTSNGESAAGDGHPITLGGVVHAEGLGVHAASAVEYYTGKKCETVTADVGVDDEKGDRGTVAFEIWADGAEVASTGVLTNTMPAQPVSADVRGAEVVRLVVTDGGDGIDSDHADWADARLSC
- a CDS encoding ROK family protein, whose amino-acid sequence is MHTDLVAALDIGGTKIAGALVDGRGRILLRAQRATPAQEDGDTVMGAVEAVVGELTRSPLWSRAGAVGIGSAGPVDASAGTVSPVNVPGWRDYPLVERVREATGGLPVELIGDGVAITAAEHWQGAARGHDNALCMVVSTGVGGGLVLNGQLHAGPTGNAGHIGHISVDLDGDLCPCGSRGCVERIASGPNIARRALEGGWVPGADGDTSAAAVADAARAGDPVAVASFERAARALAAGIAATATLVEIDIAVIGGGVGKAGDVLLDPLRKALGDYATLSFVRRLTVAPALMGTDAGLVGAAAAALSRQSNETVARVGG